The nucleotide window CGATCAAACCCCTTTTCCGGTCAGGCCGATGATCCGGTGACGGATCTTTTCGCTCAACATGTCGATGACGATCACTGTTGTAAAAATGATGAGAAACAATGCCGAGAGATCGGTGTATTCCTGAAGCGACATGGCAACCCGTATCTCCTGACCCAGACCGCCCGCTCCGACAAATCCGATGATTGAGGAGGAGCGCACATTGATCTCAAAACGCAGCAGCGTGTAGCTGATGATGTTCGGAATGACCTGGGGAACGATGCCGTAGCGGACCTGGTCGAACCAGGACCCTCCAGAGGCTTTAATGCCTTCAACTGCTCGCATGTCTGCGTTTTCGTTGGCTTCGGAATAAAGCTTGCCGAGCGCACCTGTTGCGTGAAGGCCGATCGCCAGAACACCGGCAAGTGGGCCGACGCCGAAGCAGAAAACGAAAATCAGTGCCCAGACCAGATCAGGAACTGTGCGGACGATCTCCAAGTAACGGCGGGTGATGTTAAGAATGATCCTGTTTGGTGCAAGATTGCGACTTGCCGGAAAACTGAGCAGGAACGCACCCACGACGCCAAGAAGCGTCGCCATATAGGCGATCAGCACGGTTTCAATCAGCAATTGGAGCCAAACTTTCCAGCGCCAGAACCAATTGCCCACATCGCCCCACAGGGTTTCCCAATGCAGCACAGGCAGCGTTTTGTAGAGATATTCACCGAGACGCGGTAGTCCGGCCCAGATTTTCCACATCGACACTCTGTCGCCGTTGGCAAGTGTGACATCCGTCATGTCAAAGAAACCGCCCGTCCAGGCAGTTACGACGAAACAGAGTGCGAAAAGCACTGTCGATATCGTGTTCAGGCGTCGGGCCGACTTGCGTGCGGCGGCGTAATCAAGCTCGAACCGCTGAATGGCTGGTGATGCTGTGGTCATGACGAAGTGGTCCGGTTTGTCGGGTGGAGGGGTGCCATGACACCCCTCCAATCGTGACGATCAGCCGCCGCGACGCTGTTTCTTCAGCCAGTCGCGCATATCGACAATCCACTGGTAGCGATCGTGATCGACCTCAATCCAGCCTTCCTGGGTAGAGTCTTCTCCACCGGTCATCTCAATGAAAGCCAGAGTGTCATTTTCCGGAATGTCCATGACCGCCTTGCGCATGTCGGCGATCAGGCCTTGGGGCAGATTGGCGCGCGCAGCCAGTGGGCCGGAAGTGATTTCCGGAGATTTCCAAATGGTACAAATCGAGCCATCTTCAATCATACCCTTGGTGACCATACGCTGTGGAATGCCATTGGTTTCGTTGGTGATGTAGGTGGCGGCTGCATCATACTGTTTGTTGTAGACGCCCAGGACCCCAGTTTCATGCGCACCGGAAAATGGGATGGCACCAAAATAGGTTTTCGGGTCAAAGCCTTGCTTTGCCAGATTGAAGTAGGGAACGGCGTAGCCAGATGTGGAATCCGGGTCGGCAAAGGCCAGGGTTTTGCCTTTCAGGTCTTCCAGCGTTTCAATGCCGCTGTCGCAGCGAACCGCGACCACTGAGTAGTAGCCTGTGGAGCCATCTTTCTGAAGCCGGGAGACCAGCGGAACAACACCGCTATCGGTTTCGGTATAGGCTGCCGCATACGAGGACGAGCCAAAAAAAGCGAATTCGATCTGGTCAGCGGCAATAGCCTGGATCACCCCGTCGTAGGACCCTGCGGTGAAGATTTCGACTTCCACGCCGAGCTCGTTTTCAAGATACTTCTCGAACGGGGTGTAGCGCGCGATCCTGTCTTTTTCATTTTCGCCGGACAGAATGCCGAACTTGATGGTCTTGTACTGATCTTTCCAGCTTTCCGACATTGCCGGGGAGGCTGCGAGGACGACAGCAGAAACTGCTGCAGCGAAGATGGCCTTCATCGTAGTGGCTCCTTTGATGCCGGGATTTCCGGCGGTTGACACGGCATTTGCCGTTTCGAGTTTGCGAAAGCGATGCTTCGCCTCCGCGGATTTCAGGTTCCGACGGCTTTGATTTTCTGGTGATGTGAGCCGGAAGAAATCGACGTCGAAGTCACGGCTTCGTTGAAGTCAGCGGCAAGTTCGCCGGTACCGTAAATTTCTCTGACTTTTTCACTGGTCAATGCTTCCGGAGCGCCGTCAAACCGCACTTGTCCAGCTCGCATTGCGATAATGCGGTCGCAATAGGCGCGCGCCGTGTCGAGTGTGTGCAGATTGACCAGAACAGTAAGACCATCGGCCCGATTGATTTCCCGAAGCGCATCCATGACACGTGTCGCATTCGCCGGATCGAGCGAGGCAATGGGCTCATCTGCGAGCATGATGCGCGGGTTCTGAACAAGAGCCTTGGCAATCGCAACTCTTTGCTGCTGTCCGCCAGACAATGTCCCTGCGCGCTGCAGGGCTTGAGGCACTAAATCCAGCCGGTCCAGTGCTTCTATGGCACGAACACGGTCTTCTTCGGTAAATGAGCGCGTCATCGAACGCAGGAAGCCAGTGCGGGCTATCCGGCCCACCATGACATTGGTCAGGACATCCATACGCTCGATGAGATTGAATTGCTGGAAAATCATTGCACAGGATGCTCTCCAGAGCCGGAGCTCCCGGCCACGCAAGGCCGTGACATTCTGACTTTCGTAGACAATTGCCCCCTGGCTTGGATCGGTCAGCCGATTGATCATCCGCAGCAGCGTGGATTTACCAGCGCCTGAACGACCAATAACGCCGACCATCTGGCCCTTGGGAATAACGAGAGACACCGCATCGACCGCGGTCATGTCCCCAAACTGTTTGGAAAGCTGTTCAACCAGTAACATTGACCCCTCCGGAAAACGGAGTGCCAACTAGCAATAAATCTAGCGATTTAGATGTCTAAACGGTAATAGTTTTATGAAAAATCAAATATGTATCTCAGATTTTGTTTCCCGGTTAAATAATAAATCAAATGAATACAATGAAAAAATCAAAATTTTTTTGATATACTCATTTTAGAATAATTGAGTACGTCAAAAATCACAGACTTCTACATAAAAGCGTCATATTGTTCGGCGAGCGCAGTTCCGTGATAAGCCAATCGCCGGAACCTGCAGCTGCGATCCGCAACCAAATTGCGGCTTGGGACATTCACGACGTACCACTTGGCTGCGCTTTGCATTGGTTCAGGTCTCTGGCCCGTTGACGTTATCTAGGCTGGACGCGCTGTTGCTGAGGTTTCTATTGTTGCTTCGGGCTTGTGGCCAAGCGATCGCTGGAAGGCACTGATTCTGGCTTGGATATCACCGGCTGGTACAGCTGCGGAACAGAAATATCCCTGAATTCCGTCACACCGATGTGCGGCTGTCAGCGCATATTCGCCAGCCGTTTCGGCCCCCTCGGCAATAATTCTGAGGCCCAGGCTGCGTCCGAGCCCGACAATTGCCTGGAAGAGTTGTTCCTTCTGCTCGTGCCGATCGGCATGGGTCAGAAAAGCTCTATCAATTTTCAACTCCTGGAACGGCAAACGATGGAGATAGGTCAGTGAGGAGTATCCAGACCCGAAGTCATCGAGAGACAGCTGAACTCCAATTTTCTGCAGTTCCGACAAGATATTCAAAACGAGCTTTTCGCTGGTGTCGACAAAGACATTCTCGGTGACTTCCAGACACAGATGGTTTGCCGGTACCCCATAGGTTTGGAGAGTTCGTTTGACCGTCTTGGCGAAATTCGTCTGGCGGAATTGCAATGGTGACACGTTGACAGAGATCTGGCGGAAATCGAAGCCGGAGTGTGTCCAATGAGCCGCCTGTTTGCAGGCTTCATTAAGAACATATTGGCCCAACTCGAGAATAAGCCCTGTCTTTTCCGCGATCGGAATGAATTCATTTGGCGGAATAAAGCCGCGCGTCTCGTGGGGCCAGCGGATCAGGGCCTCCAGTCCGATCAGTTTGCCTTGCTGGGGGCAGACCTGCGGCTGATAAAAAAGCTGAAGCTGGTGGGTTTTGAGCGCGGCCCGCAAAAGCGTCTCCGTCAGCATTTCTGCCTGGAGCCGTTCGTTCAAGGGCGCGCTAAAGAACTTGTATTTTGGCGCATCGCCCTCCTTGGCGGAGCGAAGTGCAAGACCTGCGACCCTATGGGCTGTTTCTGCGTCGATTGCATCCGATGGCAGAAGTGCAATACCGATGCTCGGTTCGACACGAATATCGCCCTCTTCCAGCAGGAATGGGGCTGACAACATGTCGATGGCCTGCTTGGCGTAGTCTTCGGCAATTGCGCCCTTGCTGTCGAAGGGCAGCAAAATACAAAAGTCATCAGCGGAGATACGGGCGATCTGTGCGCTCGGTCCAAAGATGTTGGTAAGACGCGCATAGGCTTGCAGCAGGACCCGGTTACCGACCTGCTGCCCAAAAGCATCGTTGATCTTGGAAAACCCATTGAAATCCAGGTGAATCAAAGAAGCGGAGTAAGCACCTGTTCGCGCTTGCTGAAGCGCTGCGTTGAGATCTGCAAAATAACGCGCCCGGTTTCCGGCAGTTGTCACAGGATCGATATAGGCGAGCTTGTGAAGCTTGTCCTGGAGATCCGTCACACGTTCAAGTCCATGCGCCAGGTCGCCGATTTCGTCCTGACGGTCGGAGTAGGGGATCTTGTCGGGTTGTTTGCCGTTGGCAATCTCTTCTGCTGTTCCGGCAAGAACGCTTAAGGGCCGCAACTCAAGTCGAAGCAAAAGGCCGCCAATCAGCGCCGTTCCTGTCAGCACGATGATGACGGCGGACATTATCCTGGTCTTAAGCCTGTTTTCCGCTTTCGTCAGCGCATCAACGGGTCCGACATCGACCGCAAACGCGCCCTGAATGCTGTCGTCG belongs to Roseibium porphyridii and includes:
- the phnD gene encoding phosphonate ABC transporter substrate-binding protein: MKAIFAAAVSAVVLAASPAMSESWKDQYKTIKFGILSGENEKDRIARYTPFEKYLENELGVEVEIFTAGSYDGVIQAIAADQIEFAFFGSSSYAAAYTETDSGVVPLVSRLQKDGSTGYYSVVAVRCDSGIETLEDLKGKTLAFADPDSTSGYAVPYFNLAKQGFDPKTYFGAIPFSGAHETGVLGVYNKQYDAAATYITNETNGIPQRMVTKGMIEDGSICTIWKSPEITSGPLAARANLPQGLIADMRKAVMDIPENDTLAFIEMTGGEDSTQEGWIEVDHDRYQWIVDMRDWLKKQRRGG
- the phnC gene encoding phosphonate ABC transporter ATP-binding protein yields the protein MLLVEQLSKQFGDMTAVDAVSLVIPKGQMVGVIGRSGAGKSTLLRMINRLTDPSQGAIVYESQNVTALRGRELRLWRASCAMIFQQFNLIERMDVLTNVMVGRIARTGFLRSMTRSFTEEDRVRAIEALDRLDLVPQALQRAGTLSGGQQQRVAIAKALVQNPRIMLADEPIASLDPANATRVMDALREINRADGLTVLVNLHTLDTARAYCDRIIAMRAGQVRFDGAPEALTSEKVREIYGTGELAADFNEAVTSTSISSGSHHQKIKAVGT
- the phnE gene encoding phosphonate ABC transporter, permease protein PhnE, with the protein product MTTASPAIQRFELDYAAARKSARRLNTISTVLFALCFVVTAWTGGFFDMTDVTLANGDRVSMWKIWAGLPRLGEYLYKTLPVLHWETLWGDVGNWFWRWKVWLQLLIETVLIAYMATLLGVVGAFLLSFPASRNLAPNRIILNITRRYLEIVRTVPDLVWALIFVFCFGVGPLAGVLAIGLHATGALGKLYSEANENADMRAVEGIKASGGSWFDQVRYGIVPQVIPNIISYTLLRFEINVRSSSIIGFVGAGGLGQEIRVAMSLQEYTDLSALFLIIFTTVIVIDMLSEKIRHRIIGLTGKGV
- a CDS encoding putative bifunctional diguanylate cyclase/phosphodiesterase, with amino-acid sequence MSYFELTRTSTLIATDRIERTAREAVAILDLGTSSLFHPVFDDAGNPISLRVIQDPATAQLGSDRDLSQLLGTISHSIQGSANLFRWSEKTMEFTHFAEDISDAKSETTRSAVIDLRNSAYSNLVAGQSFQGKIPLQGRERLAYAIPILNSDDSIQGAFAVDVGPVDALTKAENRLKTRIMSAVIIVLTGTALIGGLLLRLELRPLSVLAGTAEEIANGKQPDKIPYSDRQDEIGDLAHGLERVTDLQDKLHKLAYIDPVTTAGNRARYFADLNAALQQARTGAYSASLIHLDFNGFSKINDAFGQQVGNRVLLQAYARLTNIFGPSAQIARISADDFCILLPFDSKGAIAEDYAKQAIDMLSAPFLLEEGDIRVEPSIGIALLPSDAIDAETAHRVAGLALRSAKEGDAPKYKFFSAPLNERLQAEMLTETLLRAALKTHQLQLFYQPQVCPQQGKLIGLEALIRWPHETRGFIPPNEFIPIAEKTGLILELGQYVLNEACKQAAHWTHSGFDFRQISVNVSPLQFRQTNFAKTVKRTLQTYGVPANHLCLEVTENVFVDTSEKLVLNILSELQKIGVQLSLDDFGSGYSSLTYLHRLPFQELKIDRAFLTHADRHEQKEQLFQAIVGLGRSLGLRIIAEGAETAGEYALTAAHRCDGIQGYFCSAAVPAGDIQARISAFQRSLGHKPEATIETSATARPA